The Ovis canadensis isolate MfBH-ARS-UI-01 breed Bighorn chromosome 13, ARS-UI_OviCan_v2, whole genome shotgun sequence genome includes a region encoding these proteins:
- the MRGBP gene encoding MRG/MORF4L-binding protein: MGEAEVGGGGAAGDKGPGEAATSPAEETVVWSPEVEVCLFHAMLGHKPVGVNRHFHMICIRDKFSQNIGRQVPSKVIWDHLSTMYDMQALHESEILPFPNPERNFILPEEIIQEVREGKVIIEEEMKEEMKEDVDPHNGADDVFSSSGSLGKATEKSSKDKEKNNSDLGSKEGPDKRKRSRVTDKVLTANSNPSSPSAAKRRRT; the protein is encoded by the exons ATGGGGGAGGCCGAggtgggcggcggcggcgcggccgGCGACAAGGGCCCTGGGGAGGCTGCCACCAGCCCGGCCGAGGAGACGGTGGTGTGGAGCCCCGAGGTGGAGGTGTGCCTCTTCCACGCCATGCTGGGCCACAAGCCCGTCG GGGTGAACCGGCACTTCCACATGATCTGTATCCGAGACAAGTTCAGCCAGAACATCGGTCGGCAGGTCCCATCCAAGGTCATCTGGGACCACCTGAGCACCATGTATGACATGCAGGCACTG CACGAGTCTGAGATTCTTCCGTTCCCAAATCCAGAGAGGAACTTCATCCTTCCAGAAGAAATCATTCAAGAAGTCCGAGAAG GAAAAGTAATCATcgaggaggaaatgaaagaggaaatgaaagaagatgTGGACCCCCACAACGGGGCTGATGATG TTTTTTCATCTTCAGGAAGCTTGGGGAAAGCAACAGAAAAGTCcagcaaagacaaagaaaagaacaaCTCAGACTTGGGGTCCAAAGAGGGGCCAGACAAGCGGAAGCGCAGCCGGGTCACCGACAAAGTCCTGACCGCCAACAGCAACCCCTCCAGCCCCAGCGCGGCCAAGCGGCGCCGGACGTAG